GCTGCGGGTGTCCTTCGTGGACGTGCAGCCCGAGGTGATTCCCGTGCAGCTGTGGGGGCTGCTGGGCGAGCGGCGAGACGAGTACGTGCGGCTGAGCCGGGAGATCCAGGAAGCGGCGGCGGCCGCGCGCGGCCCGTGGATGCTGGGCGGCGCCTCGGCTTTGCCTGGCGAGCTGTGCCTGGTGCAGGTGGGGCGGCTGTGGCACCGCGGCCGCGTGGTCAGCCGGCAGGCGCAGGAGAGCCGCGTCTTCCTGCTGGACGAGGGCCGCACCATCGCGGCCGGGGCGGACTCACTGGCTCCCGGGCGCAGCGAGTTCTTCCACCTGCCGTCGGAGGTGCTGGGCTGCGTGCTGGCCAGCCTGGTGCCGGCGGGCGGCGGGGGCGAGCCCCAGCACTGGGCGGCCAGCGCCGTGGACTTCCTTAGCCGCCTGCAGGGCAAGGAAGTGCACGGGCGCGTCCTGGACGTGCTGCTGCTCCACCGCCTGGTCCTCCTGGAGGTGCCCGAGCTGTCCCAGCGGATGCAGGAGCTCGGCCTGGCCCGGCAGGTGCCCGACAGTCTCTTCCGCTCTCTGCTTAAGCGCTACCTCTCGGCCACCACGCCTGTCCTGGGCCCCAGGGCCCCGGTGGTCCCGCGAGTCTCCCCTAAGCAGGAGCAGCCTGGCCTGGATTACTTCTACCCTCAGCTGCAGCTGGGCGTGACGGAGCCCGTGGTGGTTACCCAGGTGTGCCATCCCCACCGCATTCACTGCCAGCTCCGCAGCCTCTCGCAGGAGATCCACCGCCTCTCCGAGAGCATGGCTCAGGTATACCGGGGTTCCCCGGGGACTGGGGACCAGCACTCTACCAGTGGCccctgggaggagagagaggagagcccAGACAAGCCGGGCTCTCCTTGCGCATCCTGCGGGTTGGATGGACTTTGGTACAGGGCGCTCTTGCTTGAGACTTTCCGGCCCCAGCGCTGTGCCCAGGTGCTTCACGTCGACTACGGAAGGAAGGAGCTAGTGAGTTGCAGTAGCCTCCGCTACCTGCTGCCTGAATATTTTAGGATGCCCGTGGTGACCTACCCTTGCGCACTGTACGGACTCTGGGATGGTGGGAGAGGTTGGTCTCGGTCACAGGTCGGTGACCTGAAGGCCCTGATTCTGGGCCAGGCAGTGAACGCAAAGATTGAATTTTATTGTTCCTTCGAGCATGTGTATTACGTCACCTTATATGGCGAAGATGGGATTAATCTTAACTGTGTGTTCGGAGTGCAGTCCTGTTGCTTGGCTGACCGGTTCCTTCAGAGccagggcagagaggaggaggaggcggaggaaGAACCGGAAACAGCTTTTCAGTGTCAATCTTCTGcggaagaaatggatgaagagATTTCACTCCCCACCTTACCGTCTATCAGGTTAAAGATGAACACCTTCTATGATGCCCAGGTGGAGTTTGTGAAAAATCCTTCCGAGTTTTGGATTAGATTGAGGAAACACAATGGCACCTTCAGCAAACTGATGAAGAAAATGTGCAGTTTCTATGCCTCCGCCAGTAAGCTGGATGGTGTCATCTTGAAACCTGAAGCCGATGATCTTTGCTGTgtcaaatggaaagaaaatggcTACTTCCGGGCTATGGTCACCCGACTAGACGACCAGAATGTGGATGTGTTCTTAGTTGACCGGGGCAATTCGGAAAACGTGGACCGGTATGACGTGAGGATGCTCCTGCCTCAGTTTCGGCGGCTGCCAATATTGGCCCTGCAGTGCACCCTGGCCGATATTTGGCCTTTGGGAGAAAACTGGAGCCAAGAGgcgatttccttttttaaaaagactgtgcTCCACAAAGAGTTAGTTATCCATGTGCTTGATAAGCAGGATAATCAGTATATTATTGAGATTCTTGATGAATCAAGAACAGGGGAGGAAAACATTAGTAAGGTGATGGCTCAAGCTGGATTTGCCAAGTACCAGGAATTTGAAACGAAGGACAGTCTTTCCCTGAGTGTCCACTCTCCAGGGCATGTTTCAAACCATTTTACCACAGACAGTAACGGAATATCTTCTGCCAAGAAGGAAGTAGAACAAAAAGACATGAGAGATGGTAAAACTACAGCTGTTCCAGAAGTAGTGACTGACACAGCAGTTACGACAAACATTTCAGCTGGACTTGTCCAGGACAACGAGACAAGAGTGTCTGTTTATTCTCCCCTGGTACAGAATTTCTTGGGAATTGAGCCAGGCTCTGCTTGTAAAGGAGAGCTACAAGTTGGAAGTACAGTGGAAGTCAGAGTTTCTTGCATTGAAAATCCTGGCTATTTTTGGTGTCAGCTGACCAGGAACACACAAAGATTTAAAGCACTCATGTGTAGCATTCAGGACTATTGCAACAACACAGCTCCTCCCCACCAGGGAACGACTCCTGCTTGTCTGGCAAAACGGACAGCAGATGGAAAATGGTCCAGAGCTCTAATTACCGGGGCACAATCTTCAGAGCATGTCAACATCGTATTTGTAGATTATGGAGACAAAGAAATGGTATCTGTGAAGAATATTTATTCAATTgctgaagaatttctaaaggctAAGGTTCAGGCTTTTAGGTGCAGCCTTTATAATTTAATTCAGCCAATGGGACAAAatccttttctttgggatgagAAGGCAATCCAAGCttttattgaatttatagatAATGCACAGGAAAACCATCTACACTTAAAGTGCACAGTATTTGCTCTGGCTTCCATTCATGATGAAGAACTGTTTAATGTGGTGGATCTACTAACACCTTTCCGGAGTGTATGTCATTTTTTGGTAGAAAAGAGACTTGCAAGGCCAGTAAAACTTCAGAAACCTCTGGAGTTCTCTGTTCAGCTCCATTCTTACTTCTATTCTACACATGACATCAAAATTGGAAGTGAAGAATCAGTGTACATAACACATGTTGATGACCCTTGGACATTTTATTGCCAGCTGGGAAGAAATGCAAGTATTTTAGAACAGCTGTCCCATCATATTACACAATTAAGTCAAGTTTTGCTGCATTTAAGAACATCTCACTTGATCCCTGGCACACTGTGCCTTGCCAAGTATACTGACGGAAACTGGCGTAGGGGGGTAATCATAGAGAAAGAACCAAATAAAGTGTTCTTTGTTGATTTTGGGAACATTTATGTGGTAACAAGTGATGATCTGTGCGCAGTGCCTAGCGATGCACATGATGTCTTACTTTTGCCCATGCAAGCTGTTAAATGTTCGTTGTCTGATATTCCTGATCACATACCAGAAGAGATTACAGCATGGTTCCGGGAGACTGTTTTAGATAAGTCATTGAAGGCTCTGGTCGTAGCCAAAGATCCAGATGGAAGACTGATTATTGAACTATACAATGATACCATGCAAATTAATGCTAATATTAATGAGAAGTTAGGGCTTCTGGGTTACAAAGGTAGGACAAGGAGAAAAAAGAGCAAAGCACTCCTCTCTACAGCTGAAACTCTTGAAGTGAAAAAGGAAGATGTGAAGTTGTCACCTACAGGGTATTTAAGTAAATCAGAGAACAAACCCGATAGTATGGCACTCTTAGGAGAATTGTACAAACCTAGGATCAGCTCAGCGTGTAGGGAACTCAAATTTTTACAGAGTTCAACAAAGACAAACTTAGTCACTCATCACCAGGACTCtgtgggaaataaaaataatcaagtgTCTCCATTAACAACAGACAAGAAATTAGAAAGTTTGGCCGAGCCCTCCTTGAAAGCCACAAAACTAGAAGCCTCTCTTTCAGAGAGAAAACTAAGAGATTCATGTGACAAAGGTTTGCCTCTAAAAATTTCTGAGTTCCCTCAGAAGGCTATAATGCCTGGATTTAAAACAACTGTGTATGTTTCTCATATAAATGACCTTTCAGACTTTTACGTTCAACTAACAGAAGATGAGGCTGAAATTGATCGtctttcagagaggttaaatgatacTAGAACAAGGCCTGAATATTATGCAGGTCCACCTTTGCAAAGGGGAGATGTAATATGTGCTGTTTTCCCAGAAGACAATTTATGGTATCGTGCTATGGTCAAGGAACCACAACCCAATGACCTTCTCTCTGTGCAGTTTATAGATTATGGCAATGTTTCTGTAGTTCACACCAACAATATAGGCAAACTTGACCGTGTTAATGCACTGTTACCAGGACTGTGCATTCCCTGTTCCTTAAAGGGATTTGCAGTTCCTGGGATTTTAAACCATAAGGAAGTGATACATTACTTTTCCCAAAGGACAGATGAGGCTCAAATAAGATGCGAATTTGTTCAGTTTCAAGACAAATGGGAAGTTACTCTTGCTGATGAACACGGGATCATAGCTGAAGATATGGTAAGCAGATATGCATTCAGTGAAAAATCTCAACTAGGATTTTCTACCCAAATAGTTCAAGGGGTCTGTTCCACATCAGTCAGGAAAACAGATGTAGACACTTCTATGTTTCTTAACTGGTATAACCCAAAGATGAAGATGATAAGAGCTTATGCCACGGTGATCGACGGACCTGAATATTTTTGGTGTCAGTTTGCGGATACCGAGAAACTTCAGCATTTAGAAGTGGAAGTACAGACTGCGGGAGAGCAGGTGAGAGATGGGAGAAGTCGTATCCACTGCCCTCGTATTGGAGATCCTTGCATAGTGAGATACAGAGAAGATGGGCGTTATTATAGGGCCCTTGTCACCAGTATTTGTGAAGATTATCTTGTGTCCATCAGACTTGTGGACTTTGGAAACATTGAagactccgtggacccaaaagcaCTCTGGAACATCCCTTCTGAGCTTTTGGCCATGCCCATGCAAGCCTTTCCATGTTGCCTCTCAGGATTTAATATTTCACAGGGCACATGCCCTCGTGAGGGATGTGACTACTTTTACAAAATAGTTACAGAAGATGTGTTGGAGATAACAATATTAGACATCAAAAGGGACGTTTGTGATATCCCTTTAGCCATTGTTGACTTGAAAAGCAAAGGTGAAAGCAttagtgagaaaatgaagaaatattctAAGATTGGTATGAGTAGCAGTGATCtgaggtatgaaaaaaatgatgcAGAAATAAAGGGAGCTCTCGGGCTCCCCAGTCCCGATGTTGGATTTAAGAAATCAAGCAGTAAAGCTGGACAAGAGAGAATACTTCATGTTGAATCGCAGACAGCTGAGCTCTTGGAAAGACTCAACAAAGACTTAGACATCCTTGAAATGCAACCAGGTAAATTCTGTGACCCCCAAACTggtaacatttttgaagcttttgaaaACCCAGGCAAAGATAAGATTGGCACCAAGTTGCTGGAAGAAAAAGTCAAAGGCCTACTGGGTGACAAAGCAAAGTGTGATGATAAGTACCCAATGCCAGGATTTAACACATTCTTACCACATGCCACCGAAGCAAAGGAGGTCCTGGAACTGAATTCTCTCGAGGTACCACTTTCTCCTGATGATGAGTCCAAAGAGTTCCTGGAGCTGGAATCCATCGAGTTGCAgcattccctggttggggatgaGGAGAAAGAAGATCTGGGCCTGGTGCCTCCAACCATTACTCTTCCCCAAGGCTGTGACCCAGAGGTCACCCTGCCACCATTGCCGGGGCAGCTGCCCCTCAACGGTGAGGATGAGAAACAGCCTGAGCTAGAATTGCCTACAGCCCAGCTGTGTCTGGAGGACAGAATAAACCCTTTGTCTTTAAGAGTTAGTCAGAAAGCCCAAGAATCCCTGTGCACTGAGGACCTGAGAGGATCTAGTTGTGCAGAAAGCTTTGATGAGGAGCGTAGGCTGCACCTGCACAAACAGACTTGCAATGCCAAGATGCAGCTTGAAATGAGTATCTATAAAGAAGAATTTACCAAAGATACAAAGAGAGATGCCGTGTCGTCACTGACCTCTCTGTTTTCTGAAGAATACAGAGATGCAAGGAAACACAATTACACCTTACCAGATCATATCCCAGGTATGTGCAGTTTTTGACCCCCTGttcacttttatttaacataggGAAAAGCAGTTATTTGTCTTAAAGAGAAGAGAATAATtcttattgaattaaaaaaataatttgagggaagttgaaaacctgaaaagagaaTTAGCTTTGGATTTTTATGAAGGGTATTTTAAACATGAAGAAATTAAGGGATGAAATTACTGTGAAAGAATACTTTATATGCTGTGCAAAATGctgaattatttttgcttttaaaaatagaatgcttAAAAATCTATGTCTCTAAAACGTAGTGCCATTTCAAATGTAAACAAATCATCTCTAGATCAAGAGGTTATATTTTTtggtcaacttttaaaaatatgtagtgTTCCTTTGCCAAGCCTAATGTAGGCATAAATTTACATTGGGGATCATTTTAGCAGAGTTTTAAAACTGAACTGTTTTTCTGCATGCATATACTTTGCCGTTCATTTTTAAACCCTTAAAAGAATGGAGTTAGGGAGCCTGTATTAATCAAGAAAGTTAACAGCCATGAGTAAATATTGGAGAACACTTATTACCATTAACTTTTTTATAagttttttataaattatttttgctgCTCTTTTCTTGCCTACTTAATAAGATTTGAAAGTTACACAAAATGGCTTATCTTTTAGGTTTTTACAAAAAATCAATGTTAGACTTTtaaatgtcaattttatttattagatTGTTGCATAATTACAATATTATTACACTGtacaaaatagagaaaacaggAGACTAAGGAGAATGAAAATCATCATAATTCCACCGCCAGGAAATGGCCACTGTGAATGCTGTGATGGTGCATATACTTTTTCATCTGTCTCTCATCCTTTCTGTGTGTCCACATACATACAGTTTTAAGAACTAAATAGAGATCATATTATTTAGAGAGACAGACTTAGAACACGTTGTACTGTGCCATGATATCATTGATAGGAGAGTAGTAAATGCATGGTAGGGAAATGCTTTGCTTGCATGTCTAACATTAAGAAATTAAGAGAGATGCATTGACTCTTGCTGTATTTAATCTGGCAGCTCAACCAGAGAACATGTACACTCTGAAAGGATTTACTGTCGGATCCAAATGTGTTGTGTGGTCAAGTCTCAGAAATACGTGGTCTAAATGTGAGATTCTGGAAATAGCTGAAGAGGGCACAAAGGTATTTAAAATTGCAGTGAAGTACTTAGTCTCAAAATGTACTTGTAGATTGTCAAGGAAATTTTACCAAACTTTACCGGATTCGAAAATCCCATTGAACAGATTAGTTACCTGCTCATTCCCCCTGATGACTGATGAAGTgcaaaaaccatttaaaaagtttatatttaAGCATTCAGGGCTCTTTTGTCTCCCTTAGCCCTGGAATCTTATCAGTCACTGAGTCCCACTTCTTATCTCTTAGTTAAAACTTTTTATACCTAATGCCACTATTTTGGTTAAGTTTCTCATCTCacaactgttagttgctcagtcttgtccgattctttgcaatcccatgtagcccgccaggctcttctgtccatggaattctccagacaagaaactAGAgtggatatcttcccaacccaccgatcgaacctgggtctcctgcattgcaggcagattctttactctctgagctaccagggaaccaaCCCCAGCTAGTTTCCTCTAATAACCTCCTATTGATTTACCTCTAGTCTTCCATCAGTTGTTTCTCCACATTGCCAGTGTGCTGTTTGTCAAATGAGAATCTGACTCTATCATTCCCTTGTGTAAAATCTCTTGGAAACCTTCAGTAGATGGTGTTTTTCTTGTGGTTTGAAAAACCACCTGTGTCAGAATCCCTTGGCACATTTCCTAAGTATTGATTCCTGGACTTTGCCCCTGCTGGCTGACTAATGGAAAATTTCTAGAGGGAAGGATTAGGAATGTACAGTCTTACACCAAGAGAATTTGAGAATATCCATCTTTGATGTCTAGGCATAGATACTCAATATATGATTTTTTGGAATGATGTACCATTGAGTTGAAATGTGATGTTGAAGTTTAACAAAATCATTGTAACtgcattttaaagtatttcattTGCAAAAGGATACTGTGTAATTAACATAAATCAGTGACACTATTTAGAATTAccagtttttattaatttttttctcttgtaggTTTTGGACCTTTCAAATGGCATAGAGGAGGTAGTGAACCCTGAGAATGTCTGGAATGGTATACCCAAATTGGATAAGAGTCCATCTGAGGTATAAGTATATTTAAACAGTAATTAATGAGACTGTTCTTCATTTTGAAAGGTGACTTAGTTACTGAAAGGTGCAGGTCCTGCGGCTCACCACTTAGAGCCATTtaagaggccaggttggtggaaaggaaagtttgctttatttcagatgctgacATCTGGGATGGGGTGAGCAGAGGGCAGACgtctgtccaaaggccaactccccCCACTGACAgtcagtgggcaagagctttgATAGACAGAAGGAGGGCACTACATGTAGAAACAACACAGTCATCTCTGGCAGTCATCCTGAAcctggtcatcagtggtctgactggAGTCATCTTGGTTATTTTAGGTACAGTtgatcttcagttccagggccagtttgtttccatttcttcgaGGCCTGTTCTTGGAATTACGTCAggttatgtcatggctacagtctgatcATCATGTAGTTAATTTCTGTATCTGGTATTTCAATATCtgcaagacagctcacaggatatggctcagcatgttatctacagcccttgagaaGGAGCCTTGAGAAGGTCCTTggctatgcttaatgactacgtttttattatttggtctcctttgactgttttcctttgtttctgcattgtcTTACTTTTCTGATTAAATTGATTttcagacaaaaggcaggctgaggacacAGTGGGGCATGGACCATAGAGTCATGCTCTGTTTCAACTTGAACTTTTTCTAAGCATTTGTGTTTAGAAATAATGGAAGAAGAAAcacttgtaataacagcaatggAAAACAGCAACAATACAGTCAATGTTTCTGGATTTTATGCCCTGTATCTCTTTGGGCAAACTACTTATTAATGTTTTCCTCCTTGATTTTCattttgggattaaaaaaaagaaaattgtttgtTGTTAGTGACCTTGATAAAATACATTTGATGCAGAAAATCTGGGAAAATGGTAAAGTTAAAAAGGAGGAAGTAGCAATCACCTGTAATACATCCATCCAAAGACAGACTAATCAGtttgattttaataatttttgtttatatgGGATATAAACACATCAGCAATATATTTTGAACATGGTTGATTTCATCATACGTACACACATAAATTGTGTTTTTCAGTTAAGACTACATGATAGGTGATTTCCCAGGCTATGTCTAGAcacttgagtttatcctgtttggagTTTGAACTTCTTGCTTCAAAATCTGTATTGGCTAGTTCCAATATCTGGTCATGTCAGGGTTTGCGTCTGCTTAATCAGATACAGACATTCAAGTGGTCTTTGTTAAATTATCTCTTGGAatttcttttgagattttttaGTTTATATGGTGATTCAGTTTGTTGAATGTTCCTGGTTATTGCATGATCTTTTTCATAAGTGGAACACTGGTTCTTAGAATtgaggcatcagttcagttcagttcagtcgctcagtcgtgtccgactctttgcgaccccatgaaccacagcacgccaggcctccctgtccatcaccaactcccggagttcacccaagcccatgtccatcgagtcggtgatgccatccaaccatctcatcctctgtcgtccccttctcctcctgaccttagtctttcccagcatcagggtcttttccaatgagtcagctctttgcatgaggtggccaaagtattggagcttcagcttcaacatcagtccttccagtgaacacctaggactgatctcctttaggatggactggttggatctccttgtagtccaaggaactctcaatatTGAGGCATGTGGAGAATGAAATCAGCTCTTAATGACTTTAGTGTTATGTGAAAGTATGCACTaatgaaagagaacaaagaactaTTTGCCAACATCATcctagtaaaatataaaatatgccaATTTCATAATCTTTTAGAGAAACTTTGTATGATAATGGATACAGTGTGaggactaaaatatttttttaaaaatcatatctgTAGGAATAATTTCCTGTAGTAATTAGAATACACATCTATTCCCTCTCCCCATTTTTAAAGGACATGGATTTTGTCATGGTAGTACCCACATAAATAACCTTCTTGGGCACTCCCTATTGGTTCAGAGTTTAGGACTCcatccttccactgcaggggacatggtgtcaatctttggtcagggaactaagattctgtaaGCCGCAACACATTTCCCCctacactgccccccccccccaattttttttttttttccttatttttacatttctttctcaacctgaggtttttctctttttgtttcagaAAAGAGGCCTGGAGATGATAAGAGATTTAACTGTGGATCTGTAAGTGTGGTCAGTCAGTTCAAAGCTGCTCTGAAATAAGTGCCATCTCAACCAGACCAacaaaaatatttgagaagatTGAGAGCGTGTAAATACAAGAAAttgtcatttttgaaaattttgtgttgaaaacaaaacaaatctcagACTGCCTGTGTGGTGTATTTATAGTGCTGTTTCTGTATATTTGGAATTGAGATGTTTCCTCTCCCTTTAAATGTGTCATCTTTCTAATCAGTTGGGAGGATTTATTTGGCTAAACAGTTTGCTAACACATTACTCACATTGCAAAAAAAGGAGTATTTTGGTGTCTTCTGAATAACAGTTTAAAGTAGAAAATTACAGGTTTCTGACAAGTATAGTATATGATGCTACTTGGGGGGATGGCTTTGTTAGCAGTAACACcttcaaaatttttgttttgtttctgaagctttgcTGTTCTAGTTTTGACTGATCCTCTGTTTGAATTTAGAAGTATACTAATATGACACAAGATTTGAATAAAGTTTGTCCTTAAAAgtataatttcatttcattaaaaagaagATATCTGGGACTTCCtgggcagttcagtggttaagactctgagtttccactgcagggggcaggggttcaattcctgaggacctaagatcctgcatgccacactgcagctgaaagaaggaaaaaaaaaaaaagaagtctgtggTCATGGAACAAACCACACTTCTACAGTTGGGGGATACATAGTAATAGTAAATGTTAGCTTTCATGTGTTCGTCCCTCAGCTGTACTTTCAATGCACTTTTTGCATTGAAATCCTTGTAATCCATTGTAATCCTTGATTCTGAGGTGCCTATTAACATTACCcatattttataggtgagaaagtTGAAGCTTTTCAGAGAAGATAAATAATTTGCCTGTCAAAGAGCTAGCAAATCTCAGAGGCTTGAGCAAACCTAGACCCATCTAATTTCAAAGCCCATGCTTTTAAAACAAGGCTTTGCATAGGTGGCAGCATGCAAACAGATCCTAACGTTAGGAAATAGATCTTACCTGTACACGGCCTACTAGGTATGTGACCTGGGCAGGCTACTATATTATTGTTCAGCCTTGAtcttcctcagctgtaaaatgggggtaataaaaCTTTTCTTGCAGTGTTTTTAAGATTAGAAATAACTTAAATAATGTGCCAGGAAATGAGTAAGCATTTGATaagtatttccttcttttccctgAAAGAGGCTCAGTATGCACTATGGtaggttatattttttaaacttcattgaATTGTTTCACATCAGCATATGCCACAAACAGGATTTTAAAGAGGTGCTATTGAATGGAACATCAGTTCTATTGAAATGGTTGTCCATTTCTAAAAAGATGTGTATGAAACGTTATGAGAACTCTGAAGCCTGATGAGAAGAGTGAGAATTAAAAACCTTAAAAGTTGGGTAAAATTTCAATAAGTAAAAAAGGAGAGGGTTTTACATTAAGCATAATTGAAGTAGATGAGTATATTGCTTGTTCCTAGGATAA
This genomic stretch from Dama dama isolate Ldn47 chromosome 7, ASM3311817v1, whole genome shotgun sequence harbors:
- the TDRD6 gene encoding tudor domain-containing protein 6 codes for the protein MCSTPGLPTPGASLVLRVSFVDVQPEVIPVQLWGLLGERRDEYVRLSREIQEAAAAARGPWMLGGASALPGELCLVQVGRLWHRGRVVSRQAQESRVFLLDEGRTIAAGADSLAPGRSEFFHLPSEVLGCVLASLVPAGGGGEPQHWAASAVDFLSRLQGKEVHGRVLDVLLLHRLVLLEVPELSQRMQELGLARQVPDSLFRSLLKRYLSATTPVLGPRAPVVPRVSPKQEQPGLDYFYPQLQLGVTEPVVVTQVCHPHRIHCQLRSLSQEIHRLSESMAQVYRGSPGTGDQHSTSGPWEEREESPDKPGSPCASCGLDGLWYRALLLETFRPQRCAQVLHVDYGRKELVSCSSLRYLLPEYFRMPVVTYPCALYGLWDGGRGWSRSQVGDLKALILGQAVNAKIEFYCSFEHVYYVTLYGEDGINLNCVFGVQSCCLADRFLQSQGREEEEAEEEPETAFQCQSSAEEMDEEISLPTLPSIRLKMNTFYDAQVEFVKNPSEFWIRLRKHNGTFSKLMKKMCSFYASASKLDGVILKPEADDLCCVKWKENGYFRAMVTRLDDQNVDVFLVDRGNSENVDRYDVRMLLPQFRRLPILALQCTLADIWPLGENWSQEAISFFKKTVLHKELVIHVLDKQDNQYIIEILDESRTGEENISKVMAQAGFAKYQEFETKDSLSLSVHSPGHVSNHFTTDSNGISSAKKEVEQKDMRDGKTTAVPEVVTDTAVTTNISAGLVQDNETRVSVYSPLVQNFLGIEPGSACKGELQVGSTVEVRVSCIENPGYFWCQLTRNTQRFKALMCSIQDYCNNTAPPHQGTTPACLAKRTADGKWSRALITGAQSSEHVNIVFVDYGDKEMVSVKNIYSIAEEFLKAKVQAFRCSLYNLIQPMGQNPFLWDEKAIQAFIEFIDNAQENHLHLKCTVFALASIHDEELFNVVDLLTPFRSVCHFLVEKRLARPVKLQKPLEFSVQLHSYFYSTHDIKIGSEESVYITHVDDPWTFYCQLGRNASILEQLSHHITQLSQVLLHLRTSHLIPGTLCLAKYTDGNWRRGVIIEKEPNKVFFVDFGNIYVVTSDDLCAVPSDAHDVLLLPMQAVKCSLSDIPDHIPEEITAWFRETVLDKSLKALVVAKDPDGRLIIELYNDTMQINANINEKLGLLGYKGRTRRKKSKALLSTAETLEVKKEDVKLSPTGYLSKSENKPDSMALLGELYKPRISSACRELKFLQSSTKTNLVTHHQDSVGNKNNQVSPLTTDKKLESLAEPSLKATKLEASLSERKLRDSCDKGLPLKISEFPQKAIMPGFKTTVYVSHINDLSDFYVQLTEDEAEIDRLSERLNDTRTRPEYYAGPPLQRGDVICAVFPEDNLWYRAMVKEPQPNDLLSVQFIDYGNVSVVHTNNIGKLDRVNALLPGLCIPCSLKGFAVPGILNHKEVIHYFSQRTDEAQIRCEFVQFQDKWEVTLADEHGIIAEDMVSRYAFSEKSQLGFSTQIVQGVCSTSVRKTDVDTSMFLNWYNPKMKMIRAYATVIDGPEYFWCQFADTEKLQHLEVEVQTAGEQVRDGRSRIHCPRIGDPCIVRYREDGRYYRALVTSICEDYLVSIRLVDFGNIEDSVDPKALWNIPSELLAMPMQAFPCCLSGFNISQGTCPREGCDYFYKIVTEDVLEITILDIKRDVCDIPLAIVDLKSKGESISEKMKKYSKIGMSSSDLRYEKNDAEIKGALGLPSPDVGFKKSSSKAGQERILHVESQTAELLERLNKDLDILEMQPGKFCDPQTGNIFEAFENPGKDKIGTKLLEEKVKGLLGDKAKCDDKYPMPGFNTFLPHATEAKEVLELNSLEVPLSPDDESKEFLELESIELQHSLVGDEEKEDLGLVPPTITLPQGCDPEVTLPPLPGQLPLNGEDEKQPELELPTAQLCLEDRINPLSLRVSQKAQESLCTEDLRGSSCAESFDEERRLHLHKQTCNAKMQLEMSIYKEEFTKDTKRDAVSSLTSLFSEEYRDARKHNYTLPDHIPAQPENMYTLKGFTVGSKCVVWSSLRNTWSKCEILEIAEEGTKVLDLSNGIEEVVNPENVWNGIPKLDKSPSEKRGLEMIRDLTVDL